GGCACTGAGGGAGCGGTGCGAGCCGGGCACCGAGGCATGAATGCCCCGGCAATGAGGGCTTCGGCCGCAAAGCCCTTGAAAGGGCCTACCACGTTGGGGCGAGCGTCCGCGCGCGCAGCCTGTAACGCCCGCTTCCCTCGACGCCGGCCCCCGGGCCGGCGTTCGGTTTCACGGTAGGTCCGGCGTCCCCGCCGGACATCCGCCCCGGAGCGGGACGCTTGTCCCGGCGAATGAATTCGCGGGCTACGACGAGCACAAAGTGCCCCTGCGGGCACTGAGGGAGCGGTGCAAGCCGGGCACCGAGGCATGAATGCCCCGGCAATGAGGCCTTCGGCCGCAAAGCCCTTGAAAGGGCTGGAAGCAAAGTCGAAGTTGAAGGATGGAGATGGATTGGCGCGGCGTTGGTTCCGGCGGTTGAAACCGCTACTACGACAAGCATAAAGTGCCCCTTCGGGCACCGCCGGAATTTGCCATTGATCATCGGCCAATGGCCATTTGACATTGGGTGGTGCCCGAAGGCCCTCGCGGACGTTGGAAGTTGGAAGTTGGAAGGTAGAGGTTGGAGATGGGTTGGCGCGGCGTTGGTTCCGGCGGATGAAACCGCGTCCCGAGGCATGAATGCCCCGGCAATGAGGCCTTCGGCCGCAAAGCCCTTGAAAGGGCAGCCGGCGGAGCGTGCTGGTGTGGGGACCCCGGGAATTGCAGGTCACCGGATTCACCCCCGGGTGAGCACGCGCTGCGTCGTCTCCAGCAGCTTCGCGCGCAATTGGAGGCGTTCGGCCTCGCGGGCGTAGTGTGCCACGCGGTGGTGGTGGGCGCAGATCACGGCGAGGTTCCATATTTGCTCCTCGCCGCCCTCGCTGAGTGGCTCAATATGGTGGACTTCCACGTACCGGGTGCCGTCCTCCTTCACAAAAGTATTGGAGCACTGTGGGACGAGGCAGAATTCGCCGAACGTATGCCGGGCCAGACGGACCCAGCCACGGTCGCGAGCGCGAATCTCCACGAGGTATTCGCGTTCACGCGCTGTGACTGGCAGCGCCTTGACAAGCTCGGGCTCATCGACCTCATCCCGCAGGAGGTCGACTCCACGCAGAGTGTACGTCCCGTGGTTGTCCACGAACGTGAGCAAGCCTTCGTCGCGGAGGACCTGAAGTTGCTGGCGAACCTTCGCGTACGTGTGCTGGTTCTGTGGCGCGAATGCCGCAAACTCGGCTTCATAGCGCTGGTAGAACTCCTGGAGGGTGAAGGTGCGAAGCCCCACGGTGTTGCAGAATTCGGAAACCAGGTGGTAGGTGAACTCTTTCCAGCCCATCGCAATGCCCCTTCCCCTCACGAAGCCAATCGATATCGCCCGTGTCCAAGCGGCTGAATCGTGGGTGTCTGGCGGACAACACGTCGGATTGTGCAGTCCCAGGTCCGCGTTGTTCGCGCTCGTGGGTGCAGCCTGACGACCTGGGTGATGTCAACCAAGTGGCCCTCACCTCCAAGGTCTCGGAGGGCATCGGCCACGATCTCCGCCCATGTTATTGGCCTGCCTGCGTTCGGCGTTTGAGCCTCACGCTGCATTA
This window of the Armatimonadota bacterium genome carries:
- a CDS encoding HNH endonuclease, producing MGWKEFTYHLVSEFCNTVGLRTFTLQEFYQRYEAEFAAFAPQNQHTYAKVRQQLQVLRDEGLLTFVDNHGTYTLRGVDLLRDEVDEPELVKALPVTAREREYLVEIRARDRGWVRLARHTFGEFCLVPQCSNTFVKEDGTRYVEVHHIEPLSEGGEEQIWNLAVICAHHHRVAHYAREAERLQLRAKLLETTQRVLTRG